Proteins from one Microbacterium sp. Root553 genomic window:
- the yczE gene encoding membrane protein YczE, protein MQLRSLFLPISATSRRDLVERVVQLLVGLFLYGVALGLMVHGGIGVAPWDVLALGVAGQTGIGYGAVTVLVSILVLVLWIPLRQRVGLGTLLNALLVGPSADLALALIPEPPSVWVGAPMFVAGLVLLAFATGLYIAADFGPGPRDGLMTGLVRRTGWPVWLVRTLIEGSVLAIGFLLGGPVGVGTVLFAFGVGPLVGWFLPWTTRLRQTRSRQLARA, encoded by the coding sequence ATGCAGCTCCGTTCCCTCTTCCTGCCGATCTCCGCGACCAGTCGACGCGACCTCGTCGAGCGCGTCGTGCAGCTGCTGGTCGGTCTCTTCCTCTACGGCGTCGCGCTGGGGCTGATGGTGCACGGCGGCATCGGGGTGGCACCCTGGGACGTCCTCGCCCTCGGCGTGGCCGGCCAGACCGGAATCGGATACGGGGCTGTCACCGTGCTCGTGTCGATCCTCGTGCTGGTGCTGTGGATCCCGCTGCGGCAGCGTGTCGGGCTCGGCACACTCCTCAACGCCCTGCTCGTGGGGCCGAGCGCCGATCTCGCGCTCGCGCTGATCCCCGAGCCGCCGTCGGTCTGGGTCGGCGCGCCCATGTTCGTGGCCGGTCTCGTGCTCCTCGCGTTCGCGACGGGACTGTACATCGCCGCGGACTTCGGTCCGGGTCCGCGCGACGGGCTCATGACGGGTCTCGTCCGCCGGACGGGGTGGCCGGTGTGGCTCGTCCGCACCCTCATCGAGGGGAGCGTGCTGGCCATCGGGTTCCTGCTCGGCGGCCCGGTGGGTGTCGGCACCGTGCTCTTCGCCTTCGGCGTCGGGCCGTTGGTCGGCTGGTTCCTGCCCTGGACGACGCGGCTCCGCCAGACGCGGTCGCGCCAGCTGGCGCGAGCCTGA